CGAAGAGACCATGAGGGCCGCCGATTGGCTGATCGATCTCGGCCCCGGCGCGGGCGAACACGGCGGCGAGATCGTCGCGCAAGGCACGCTGGAAACCGTGCTCGCTTCGGATTCCCTCACAGCTCAGTACCTCAACGGCGAGCGGTCGATTCCGGTTCCCCAAGAGCGCCGCAAGCCGACGAGCCCGTGCCCGCTCAAAAAAACCAAACTAAGGTAGCTCCGGCCGCTTGCAGACGTACATCGCCTCAACCTCGTCGAGCTTCACAGGCCGCTCGCCCCAGTCTCCGGCAGTTCCTCCCCATACGTGAAGAACCTCGAATCCGACATGGCGCAGCATCGCCACCATCTCGGGAGGTATCAGCAGCCGCTCGCGGATCATCATCGCGACCCGTCCTTCGGGCAACTCCCACTCATCGACGTACCTCGCAAGCATCGTCGTTGGATCGAACGTGTTCCGTTCGACGTCCTCATCGGTCATTCGGCGAATCAATGCGTAGCCGTTCAGCGCGGTCGCCAGGAATCCTCCGCCTGGGCGTAGGCTCGAAAAGGCGGATTGCAGAATCTTCAGGTCATGCAGTATCGGGTCGTCGTCGAGGTTCGCCAGGCCCAAGCCGCCCTCACAAAGGCAGAGGACAGCGTCAAACCGGCCCGCTCCATCGAACTCCCCTGCGTCGCCGACGATCCACTCGACGCTGGCGCCGCGCCGCCCAGCCGCCTTCCGCGCCTCGGCGATCATGCCCTCAGAAAGGTCCAGTCCGACGACCTCGAATCCCCGCAGCGCGAGTTCGATGGCGTGCCGCCCCGTACCACATCCGATGTCGAGCACACGCGCGGGAGGCTGAAGCGCTAGCTTGTCGATCAGGAATTGGACCTCGGCGAGCGTGTCCTTCGTAAACGGGTTTTCCATGTAGCGCGGCGCGTGTTCGTCAAAGAACTCACGCCACGTCTTCGCCTGGGGCTGGTCAGACTCGGCCATTCGGCCTCACATTACCGCACAAACCAACCCGGCGGCTGCCAGTAACCCAGCCTCAGTCAGAACTCCCGAACTCCCCTTCGCCTCGCTGCATTTCACTCCCGGCGCCCCGGTCTGACTCGAAGAGCAGACCGGGAAGAATCAAGGACATTCCCCCTCGCCCCTCCGGGGGAGAGGGGGCCAGGGGGTGAGGGGCAAGAACTTTCCGGCCCACCGGGCTTCCCGCCAGACCAATCAAGCCTGTACAATTCAGACCATGCCACGCGACCGGCATCCCACGTCGCGCGACCTCGCCAGGGCGTCCCGCAAAGGTCCGTCCGTAGCCGAAGACATCATGTGGGAGTTTCTTCGCGCCTCCCGAACAGGATTCAAGTTTCGACGAGAGCACCCCGTCGGGGAGTTTCGAATCGACTTCTTCTGCCGCGAAGCGATGCTCGGTGTCGAAATGGACGGAGAGCAACATGATGCCAACCGCGATGCAACGAGGGACAAAGAGCTATCGAACCTGGGGATTCTGATTCATCGCATTCCGAACCGGCGGTTTCTTCTCCTCGACCCGACGCCCTACCAAGACGATGTTGCCACCGTCGTGAACCTGTGCGAGCAGCGTTCTGGCCGGAAGGCCTTCCCAGACGTCATGACCTGAGAACCGTGCCCCTCACCCCCTGGCCCCCTCTCCCCCAGAGGGGCGAGGGGGAGGCAGGGAAATTGGGGTCAGAATGGGAAACGAATCCAAGGATCGAACCGAGGACAAGGGTGACGACAATCCGCGTACGAAAGTTGGCCGACGATCTGCTCCGCGCGATCGGCCTGATGGGCGTGGTCGTCGCCTCGGGTTTCTGCTTCATCAACGGGCTCCTCTCGTGTTGGATCGGGCGCGCTCCATTGCTGCCCGTTCCAAGTCCAAACGAGAGCATCGTGGCGCAAGTGACCGAAGTCAACCCGGGAGCAATGTCGAGCATGGATCACGATGTAACGATCAGGGCCCGCCAATCGAGCTTCGGCGGCGAGGTCGTGCTGCAGACTTCGGGCGCAGGCGAAGTGCGCGTAACCTGGCAAGATGATTCGGAGGTCGCCTTGCGGATTCCCCGCCGGGCAACGATCCGCCACTTCCAAAATGGTGTCTGGGTCGATGGCCGGTGGATCAAGGTGAAGCTGGACCTCTACTGAGAGAGCGTTCCCAGCCGTCTCCCGCCATTCCTAACATCCCCGCTCATCGGCCCAACGACCCCAGCGCTCAGTTCAGTTCCCCCCAATCCCGCACTTCGACCGGGGCAACCTGGCACAGAAGCGGATAGAGGGTTCGGCCAAGTGCGGAAAACGAACCCTTGGTGTTGACCGCCCGACGAAACCCATCACCGAAACCAACGAACCGCGCAGAGATCATCCCTGAGCGCGGCGGTCTCGGCAGTCGCGCGGCGCGCCCTTCTTCGCCGATTTCTCTCACGTCCCGCCTGAGGTTCGCGTGCGGATCGCCCGATACATCTACCGGGATTGAGCCACCGGAGCATTGCTTATGTATGAGTCCTATTGGGGTTTGCAGGAACCGCCCTTTAGCCTAACACCAGACCCGCGATTCCTCTACTTGAGTCGCGGACACGAAGACGCGCTCACGATGCTGCATTACGCCATCCACCGCAACAAGGGCGCGGCGATGCTCTGCGGCGACATCGGGCTGGGCAAGACCACGGTCAGCCGCAAGCTTCTCGATCTGCTCGATCCCGTGAGGTTTCGGACCGTCTTGATCGTCAATCCCATCTTGACACCGGTTCAAATCCTGCACGAGATTCTCTCGCAGGTCGGGCATCCCGCGACGACTCGCAACCGGCAGGTGTTGGTGCAAGAACTCCACAACGTCCTCGTCAGCTTCTATGAGCGGGGACAGCAAGTGGTGCTGATGATCGACGAGGCTCACCTGATTCGCTCGACTCAGACGCTCGAAGAGCTCCGCTTGCTGCTGAACTGCCAAATGAACGACCAGTTCCTGATCAGTTTGCTGCTTCTGGGCCAGCTCGAACTCAGGGATAAGCTCGCGAAGGTCCCCGCGCTCGAACAGAGGATGTCGATCCGGTACCTGCTCGATAAGCTCGACGTTCAGGAGTCCGGCGCGCTGGTGGAACACCGGCTGCGGGTGGCCGGCTATTCGGGCGACCACAGCGCGTTCACCCCCGATGCGACTTACGAGATGCACAAGTACACCGATGGCACTCCTCGCCTGATCTGCCAGATGGCCGATAACGCGCTGATGGTGGGGATGGCGAAGAAAGCTCAAATGATCGACGGGTTCCTCATGCACGAGGTGATCTCCGAGTTCACCGGGAGCCGGGAGCGTGCGGCATGAACTTGGCAGATGCGATTCGACAGGCAGCGCAACTGAAGCGGCCCGGACCCGAGGAGATATCCATGAATGTGAATCCGATGGGGGAAACCCCCGAGAAGCAGTCGCAGCCCGAAGCCCAATTCGCAGAGCCCGCTTTGGCTTCTGGAGCGGACCAGCCTGCGCCGCAGCCCCGGCCGCACACCGTCGACGCGATCACCACGGAACCGGTGGCCGCCCCTGAACCGCCTTCGCTTCCGATCGCAGGAGGCAACGTCGTTCGCCTGGAGCTATTCCTCGCGCCCGAGCAACTCAGCGAGCTCTTCCGCGCGGTCGCAGGAACGCAGCACAGCACGATGACGCTCCGAGAAGCCGCGAGATACCTGAGGGTTTCCCCGGCCGCTCTCGATGATATGGCGCGCGAGGGCGTCGTGCCCGCGGTTTCGATTGAAGGCCGCTGGCGATTCCCCAAGGCCAGTTTGGACGAATGGCTCACGCTGGAGTCGTTCCGATCCGGAGGTAACTCAAATGTCGCTTAGTTTTCTGAGAAAGAAGTCCATCGTGGGCTTGGACATGGGCTCGAGCCGCATCCGCGCGGTCGAGCTTCTTCTGGCGCAGAGCGGTTGGGAGATCGGCAATATGGCCGCCATTGAGACCCCCGCGGACGCGATTCGCGATGGGGTCGTGGTCGATCCTCAGTCAGTGGGGATGGCCATCCGGCAACTCTTGCGCGAGGCTCACATTGGCTCCAACGCGGCGAACA
The genomic region above belongs to Candidatus Nitrosymbiomonas proteolyticus and contains:
- a CDS encoding cyclopropane-fatty-acyl-phospholipid synthase translates to MAESDQPQAKTWREFFDEHAPRYMENPFTKDTLAEVQFLIDKLALQPPARVLDIGCGTGRHAIELALRGFEVVGLDLSEGMIAEARKAAGRRGASVEWIVGDAGEFDGAGRFDAVLCLCEGGLGLANLDDDPILHDLKILQSAFSSLRPGGGFLATALNGYALIRRMTDEDVERNTFDPTTMLARYVDEWELPEGRVAMMIRERLLIPPEMVAMLRHVGFEVLHVWGGTAGDWGERPVKLDEVEAMYVCKRPELP
- a CDS encoding ATPase is translated as MYESYWGLQEPPFSLTPDPRFLYLSRGHEDALTMLHYAIHRNKGAAMLCGDIGLGKTTVSRKLLDLLDPVRFRTVLIVNPILTPVQILHEILSQVGHPATTRNRQVLVQELHNVLVSFYERGQQVVLMIDEAHLIRSTQTLEELRLLLNCQMNDQFLISLLLLGQLELRDKLAKVPALEQRMSIRYLLDKLDVQESGALVEHRLRVAGYSGDHSAFTPDATYEMHKYTDGTPRLICQMADNALMVGMAKKAQMIDGFLMHEVISEFTGSRERAA
- a CDS encoding helix-turn-helix domain protein, whose amino-acid sequence is MNVNPMGETPEKQSQPEAQFAEPALASGADQPAPQPRPHTVDAITTEPVAAPEPPSLPIAGGNVVRLELFLAPEQLSELFRAVAGTQHSTMTLREAARYLRVSPAALDDMAREGVVPAVSIEGRWRFPKASLDEWLTLESFRSGGNSNVA